The genomic DNA ATAATCCTGGAAGTATATAGAGATACGGGCATCATTACGAATGTCCGTATATAAAGCATTAACGTGTTGCGTGCTATGCGTTTGTTTGATGACTGCATTTATAACTATCCTACATTTTTTAATCTCAATTGCAACCTGAATGACAATAGAGTGTCAGGGGCAAATCAATTGGTCTGATGGTATATAGAAGCTAACTTTTCCACACCGTCTGCAAGCGTGAACCGACTGGATATTACTTTTGATTTTCTACCCATCATTTCTCGGACTTCACGATTATTGACAAGTATCTCAATCCTGTCAGCAAGCTCTTCAACATTCTCTTTTTCAAAAAGATATCCGTTTTCTCCCTCATGTACGATTTCAGGAATGCCCCCAACTCGTGTACCAATAACAGGCAACGAATAGTTTAGGGCCTCCATAATACTAAGAGAAAGTCCTTCTGTACGGGAAGGCTGCAAGTAAATATCAGAAATATTCAAAATATCATTAATGTCATTTCGTATTCCCAAAGACATAATCTTTCTATTCAATCCGGCCTCGGCAATCAATTGCCTCAAGCTATTACTGTCTTCAGAATTTTCGCTAATTCCGATGACAAGCACTATTATATCGTTTTTAAGTCTGTTGGAGTCCATCAGACTCTGAATACTTTTGACAAGTATATCGAATCCCTTGATACGAATATTGAATCCGATTGTAGTCAACACGACTACCCCCTTTGGTATGTCCAATGTTTTTTTCAGATTTGGGTTGACAATCTTTTTTTTCCGGACTCCCAAGTATAGGACTTCACTCTTTGAAGAAAAACCTACGCCTTCAATCATTTCTTTCTTTACGCCACAACTGACACAAAGGAATCTTTCAAAAGGAAAAAAACAGAACTTCAGATATAATTTTTTAAGTTTGTTGGAAACAAAGATTTCACTATGACGGGTTGAAATAATCCGAATCCGGGGAAACAGAATTCGCAAGAATGGTGCAATAAGATAACTTCCAAAATGAAAATGAACAATGTCTATTTTCTCACGTTTGATGACACCTATCACAAATTTGAAATATTGAAATGTGGAAATGCTTTGTTTACAAAGTATTACCCCCCCACACTTATTGATGTCATTTACATAGTTTTCACTGATTGGCATCGACTCGTATACAAAAATAAATTTATCAACACGGCATATCTTGACCAATTCAGCGAAGTAGGATTCTACTCCGCCGTATTTAGTCGATTTCATACCTGTCAGTTCTAAAATATTCATATATTCACTATTTTTTAAATATTCCACAAAAGTCCAATATCACCTTATCCTCTCGCCATTCTAATTCTTTGAACGGAGTGTGTGCTGTAAGGAATACCACGATGTCCGCCTTGTCGTAGGCTTCTTTGTAATCTGTTAACTTGAACACATGGTGCTCCTTTACATTGGGTTCCACAACCAGGATATTGGCATTATTGCAACTCTGCATCACTTTCGTGGTAATATATTTTGCAGGACTCTCGCGCAAATCGTCGATATTCGGTTTGAAAGCCAACCCCATCATGGCAACGCACGGTTTCCGATGATGTTTCAGTTCAAATTCCAGCATGGCATTTTTCACTTTTTCTGCGCACCAAAAACTTTTGTAGTTGTTAATTTCACGGGCATCGGCAATCAATTTACTCTCTGCTGGAAAATCAGCAGTGATAAAATAAGGGTCAATAGCTATACAATGACCTCCCACGCCACAACCAGGCTGCAAGATGCTAACCCGCGGATGTTTGTTGGCAAGATTGATAAGTTCCCACACATTGATACCGGCCTTGTCACAAATCAAGGAAAGTTCATTCGCAAAGGCTATTTGTACATCCCGACTGGAATTCTCCGTCAGTTTGCACATTTCAGCAGTACGACAGTTGGTTCTATGAAGTGTTCCCTGCACGAATTGAGAATAAAATCCAATGGCCTTATCGGTAGATTCAGGATTTAAACCGCCTATGACCCGGTCGTTATGTATCAGTTCGTAAATCACATTGCCCGGCAATACACGTTCGGGACAATAAGCCACATAAATCCTATCTTCCAATTCAGGACGTTCGCTGAAAATGAGGCGGGCCATC from Parabacteroides merdae ATCC 43184 includes the following:
- the wecC gene encoding UDP-N-acetyl-D-mannosamine dehydrogenase, whose protein sequence is MKACFMGLGYIGLPTAIIAAKHGIQITGVDINPQVVDMTNAGHLHIIEPGMEEMLQEVVNAGSLKASIKPEVSDAYFMVVPTPFKGNHEPDVSYVEAATRAVLPLLKEGDLYVIESTSPVGTTEAMARLIFSERPELEDRIYVAYCPERVLPGNVIYELIHNDRVIGGLNPESTDKAIGFYSQFVQGTLHRTNCRTAEMCKLTENSSRDVQIAFANELSLICDKAGINVWELINLANKHPRVSILQPGCGVGGHCIAIDPYFITADFPAESKLIADAREINNYKSFWCAEKVKNAMLEFELKHHRKPCVAMMGLAFKPNIDDLRESPAKYITTKVMQSCNNANILVVEPNVKEHHVFKLTDYKEAYDKADIVVFLTAHTPFKELEWREDKVILDFCGIFKK
- a CDS encoding glycosyltransferase family 4 protein, whose translation is MNILELTGMKSTKYGGVESYFAELVKICRVDKFIFVYESMPISENYVNDINKCGGVILCKQSISTFQYFKFVIGVIKREKIDIVHFHFGSYLIAPFLRILFPRIRIISTRHSEIFVSNKLKKLYLKFCFFPFERFLCVSCGVKKEMIEGVGFSSKSEVLYLGVRKKKIVNPNLKKTLDIPKGVVVLTTIGFNIRIKGFDILVKSIQSLMDSNRLKNDIIVLVIGISENSEDSNSLRQLIAEAGLNRKIMSLGIRNDINDILNISDIYLQPSRTEGLSLSIMEALNYSLPVIGTRVGGIPEIVHEGENGYLFEKENVEELADRIEILVNNREVREMMGRKSKVISSRFTLADGVEKLASIYHQTN